The proteins below come from a single Vicugna pacos chromosome 13, VicPac4, whole genome shotgun sequence genomic window:
- the MRPL20 gene encoding large ribosomal subunit protein bL20m yields MVFLTAPLWLRSRLTDRYWRVQEVLKHARHFRGRKNRCYRLAVRAVTRAFVKCTRARRLKKRNMRTLWINRITAASQEHGLKYPAFIANLIKCRVELNRKVLADLAIYEPKTFKSLASLAKRRRQEGFAAALGDGKEPEGIFSRVAHHH; encoded by the exons ATGGTCTTCTTGACTGCGCCGCTCTGGCTGCGGAGCCGCCTCACCGACCGCTACTGGCGGGTCCAGGAGGTGCTGAAGCACGCGCGG CATTTCCGAGGAAGGAAGAATCGGTGCTACCGGCTGGCGGTCAGAGCTGTGACGAGAGCGTTCGTGAAATGCACCCGAGCCCGCAGGCTGAAGAAGAGGAACATGAGGACG ctCTGGATTAATCGAATTACAGCTGCTTCCCAGGAACACGGCCTGAAGTACCCAGCATTCATTGCCAATTTAATTAAG TGCCGGGTGGAGCTCAACAGGAAAGTACTCGCAGACCTAGCCATCTATGAACCAAAGACTTTTAAATCTTTGGCTTCTTTAGCCAAAAGGAGGCGACAGGAAGGATTTGCTGCTGCCTTGGGGGATGGGAAAGAGCCAGAAGGCATTTTTTCCAGGGTGGCACATCACCACTGA
- the CCNL2 gene encoding cyclin-L2 isoform X3 — protein sequence MAAAAAAAAAAGTATAGAPGPAAPATAAGTPGSGSAVPASQGVLIGDRLYSGVLITLENCLLPDDKLRFTPSMSSGLDTDTETDLRVVGCELIQAAGILLRLPQVAMATGQVLFQRFFYTKSFVKHSMEHVSMACVHLASKIEEAPRRIRDVINVFHRLRHLREKKKPVPLLLDQDYVNLKNQIIKAERRVLKELGFCVHVKHPHKIIVMYLQVLECERNQHLVQTSWVASEGK from the exons atggcggcggcggcggcagcggcggcggcggcggggacggCCACGGCCGGGGCTCCGGGGCCGGCGGCCCCCGCGACAGCGGCCGGCACGCCGGGCTCCGGGAGCGCGGTCCCCGCGTCGCAGGGGGTGCTGATCGGGGACCGGCTGTACTCCGGGGTGCTCATCACCTTGGAGAACTGCCTCCTGCCCGACGACAAGCTCCGCTTCACGCCGTCCATGTCGAGTGGCCTCGACACAGACACGGAGACCGACCTCCGCGTGGTGGGCTGCGAGCTCATCCAGGCGGCCGGCATCCTGCTCCGCCTGCCGCAG GTGGCTATGGCTACTGGGCAGGTGTTGTTCCAGCGGTTTTTTTATACCAAGTCCTTTGTGAAGCATTCCATGGAG CACGTGTCGATGGCTTGTGTTCACCTGGCCTCCAAAATAGAAGAGGCTCCAAGACGGATTCGGGATGTCATCAATGTGTTTCATCGCCTTCGGCACCTGAGAGAGAAAAA AAAGCCTGTGCCTCTGCTGTTAGATCAAGATTACGTTAACTTAAAGAATCAAATTATAAAGGCGGAAAGGCGGGTTCTCAAAGAGCTGGGTTTCTGTGTCCACGTGAAGCACCCTCACAAG ATAATCGTTATGTACCTTCAGGTGTTAGAGTGTGAGCGTAACCAACACCTGGTCCAGACCTCATG GGTAGCCTCTGAGGGTAAGTGA